Below is a window of Microbacterium croceum DNA.
CCCGGTGCCGATCGGCGCTTACTCGTTCGGCGGATGGAAGGACTCGCTGTTCGGCGACTCGCACATCTACGGCCCCGAGTCCGTGCACTTCTACACGCGGTCCAAGGTCGTCACCACTCGCTGGCCCGACCACACGCCGTCGCAGATCGACCTCGGCTTCCCGAGCAACCACTGATGTCGGACACGGAGACAGGAGCGACCACGATGACGAACTTCACCGACCGCCACGGCATCTCGCACCCGCTGCCGGCCCCCGAGGCGGAGGCGCAGGTGCGCGCCGACGACCGCGCCCACGTCTTCCACTCCTGGAGTGCGCAGGCGCTGATCGATCCGCTGCCCGTCGCCGCGGGCGAGGGGTCGACGTTCTGGGACTACCAGGGCAACGCCTACCTCGACTTCTCGAGCCAGCTGGTGAACCTGAACCTGGGGCACCAGCATCCCGACCTCGTCGCCGCCATCCAGCAGCAGGCCGGGCGTCTCGCCACGATCCAGCCGTCGATCGCGAACGACGTGCGCGGCGAGCTCGCCCGCCTGATCGCCGAGGTCGCACCGGACGGACTCGAGAAGGTCTTCTTCACCAACGGCGGCGCCGAAGCCAACGAGTACGCGGTGCGCATGGCCCGCCAGTCCACCGGCCGCCGCAAGGTGCTGTCGATGTACCGCAGCTACCACGGCTCCACCTCGACCGCGATCTCGCTCACCGGCGACCCGCGCCGCTGGGCGAACGACGGCGTCGACAACGGCACCGTGCGCTTCTTCGGTCCCTACCTGTACCGCTCGCCGTTCCACGCCGAGACCCCGGAGCAGGAGTCCGAGCGCGCGCTCGCGCACCTCGAGCAGACCATCCAGCTCGAGGGGCCGCAGACGATCGCGGCGATCATCATCGAGACGGTCGTCGGCACCAACGGTGTGCTCGTGCCGCCGCCCGGCTACCTGCAGGGCGTGCGCGCGCTGTGCGACCGCTACGGCATCGTGTACATCGCCGACGAGGTCATGGTCGGTTTCGGTCGCCTCGGCGAGTGGTTCGGCGTCGACGCGTTCGACGCGAAGCCCGACCTCATCACCTTCGCGAAGGGCGTGAACTCCGGCTACGTTCCGCTCGGCGGCGTCGTCATCTCGGAGCGGATCGCCGCGGCCTTCGACACCCTGCCGTTCGCCGGCGGACTGACCTACTCGGGCCACCCGCTCGCGTGCGCCGCGGGTGTGGCAACGTTCGAGGTGTTCCGCCGCGACGGCATCCTGGAGCGCGTGCGCGATCTCGGCGAGCGCATCGTCGAGCCGACCCTGCGCGCCTGGGCCGAGTCGCACCCGAGCGTGGGCGAGGTCCGCGGGCGTGGTCTGTTCTGGGCGATCGAGCTCGTGCGCGACCGCGAGACCCGCGAGCCGCTGGTGCCGTTCAACGCCTCCGGAGCGGATGCCGCCCCCATGGGCGCGTTCGCGGCGGCGGCGAAGAAGGCGGGCGTCTGGCCGTTCACGCACTTCAACCGCGTGCACGTCGCTCCCCCGCTCGTGATCAGCGAGGACGACCTGGTGCGCGGCCTGGCCGCGATCGACGGTGCGCTGGCCGTGGCCGACGAAGCCGCCGCCGGCTGAGCATCCACATGGAAAGGGCCCGTCCTCTCACTCACGAGGGCGGGCCCTTCTGCATCCGCCGTGTCGACGCGACGAAACGCGGAACCGGTGACGATTCGCGGACCGATTCACGTCGAAGACTCCGTGATTCGTCACAACCTCCGTGATTCGTCACCGGCCGCACCCAACGGCCCGGCCGCCCACCTCACTCCCCGGAGTCGTACACCCGCACCCCGTCGACCCAGGTGCCGCGCACCTCGGTGAGGCCGATCTCCTCGGCCGGATGCTCGAACGGATCCCGGTCGAGCAGGGCGAGGTCGGCGCGCATCCCCACCGCGATCGTGCCGGTGTCGTCGAGGTGGTTCACGCGCGCGGAGCCTGCGGTGTACGCGGCGAGCGCGGTCGCGAGATCGATCGACTGCTCGGGAAGGAACGGCTCGTAGTCGCCCTCCCACTCGGTGGGCGCCGAGCGGCGGTTCACGGCGACGTGGATCGCGGCCATCGGGTTCGGCGTGCTCACCGACCAGTCGCTCCCGGCGGCGAGCGCGGCACCGGAACGCAGCAGGTCGCCGAACGGGTACTGCCACCCGCTGCGCTGCTCCCCCAGGAACGGGAGGGTCAGGTCGACCATCTGGGGCTCGAGCGTCGCCCACAGCATCTGCATGTTCGCGGTGACGTCGAGCGCGCGGAAGCGCGGGATGTCGTCGGGGTGCACGACCTGGATGTGCGAGATGTGGTGCCGGTTGCCGCGGGGGCCGTTGGCGACGAGCGCGGCCTCGACCGCATCCAGGCACTCCCGCACGGCTCGGTCGCCGATCGCGTGGAAGTGCAGCGTGAAGCCGAGGTCATCGAGCCGGATCGCGGCCTCCTTGAGCAGCTCGGGTTCGACGAAGGAGATGCCGGAGTCCTCGCGCGGATGCCCGTGGCCGTCGCAGTACGGCTCCAGCATCGCGGCGGTGAAGTTCTCGGCGACGCCGTCCTGCATGATCTTCACGCTGCGCGCGCGGAACCGCCCGACCGTGCCGGCGTCACGGCGGGCCGCGATGTCGTCGATCTGCTCCAGCCCGCGCGAACGGTCCCACCACAGCGAGCCGACGACCCTGCCGGTCAGTGCCCCGGATGCAGCGGCGCTGAGGTAGGCGGGCAGCGGATCTCCTGCATCACCGTACTCGGTGCCGACGATCGCGTCCTGCCACGCGGTCACGCCGTAGGAGTGCAGGTGGCGCTGCCCCTGCAGGAGCGCTTCCACGAGCCGTTCGGGCGCCTCGGTCGGCAGCAACCGGTTGACCAGCCCCATCGCGCCCTCGTGCAGCGTGCCGCTCGGAGCGCCGTGGGCGTCGCGTTCGATCCGACCGTCCGCGGGGTCCGCGGTGTCGCGGGTGATGCCGGCGAGCGCCAGCGCCCGCGAGTTGACCCAGGCGCCGTGTCCATCGCGGTTGGGCAGGAATGCCGGGCGATCGGACAGCACGGAGTCCAGGTCGGCCGCGGTCGGTGTGCCGCCGGGGAACGCCGACATCTGCCAGCCGCCGCCGAGGATCCACTCGTCATCCGGATGTTCCGCGGCGTATTCCGCGATCCGCGCCAGATACTCCTCGCGCGTCGCCAGCGCCGACAGGTCGCAGCGCAGCATGTCGAGCCCGCCCCAGACCGGATGCACATGCGCGTCCTGGAACCCCGGCACCAGCAGCCCGCCGGCCAGGTCCACGACCTCGGTGTCGGGCCCGATCAGCGCCGAGACGTCATGACCGACTGCCGTGATGATCCCGTCCGCCACGGCGACGGCCCGCGCGGTCGTGCGCGCTCCGTCCGACAGGAACACCCGACCACCCTGCGCGCCACCCGTGAACACCAGATCAGCGAAGACCATCGTCATCCTCCTGCCATCGTGCGGGCGATCTCGGTCGCCGAGTCCCCCGCTCTCTTCAGAACCACCGCGACCAGGGCGAGCGCCAGCAGCGTGAGCACCAGCATGATCGTCGACACCGCCGCGATCTCCGGGCGCAGTCCGCTGCGCAGCGCACTGAGCACGTACACGGGCCACGGTGTGGTGCCCGAGACCTGTACGAACGCTGAGACCACCGTGTTGTCGAGGCTCAGCGTGAACGACAGCAGGAACCCGGCGAGCACGGCCGGCATCGCGAGCGGCAGCGTGACCTTGAGGAAGGTCCGCACCGGCGGCGCGTAGAGGTCGGCGGACGCCTCCTCCAGCCGTGCGTCGAGTCCGACCAGGCGCGCCCGCACGATGTACGACACGATCGCGATCGAGAACAGCGACTGTCCGACCACCAGCCGCATCGTGCCGTCGTTGAACAGTCCGATCCCGACGTCCTGTCCCAGGAAGACCAGCCACGGCAGCAGGGCGACGGCATCCACGATCTCGGGGGTGACCGAGACCAACAGCAGCAGGCCGAGGAACCACCACACCCACTTGCCCGGGTTGCGGGCCATCGCGATGCCGGCCAGTGTGCCCAGAGCCGTGGCGAGGAGAGCCGCGAGCAGCCCGGTGCGCACCGACACCAGCACGGCGTCGCGGATGGCCGGCTTCTCGACGATCGCGAGGAACGACTCGAAGCCGAAGTGGTCCCACGACACCAGCAGACGCCCGACGTTGAACGAGTAGGCGATGATCACCAGGATCGGCAGGAACAGGAACAGGAACACCAGGGCCGCCCAGATCGGGAGCACGAACCGGGCGGCACCACGGCGAGCGCGCGGCGCGGTGGTCTTCGTATCGGTCATGATCCCTCCCCCAGGACGAGTCGGTTCCGTCGTCGCAGCGGCAGCGTCACGAGCCAGAGGAGTCCGGCGGCCACGGCGATCGAGAGCATGATGACGATGATCAGCAGCACGGCCATCGCCGAGCCCAGCGCCCAGTTCTGCGCGGTCTGGAACTGGCTCGCCACGACCTGACCGATCATGTTTCCCTTCGCGCCGCCGAGCACGGTGGCGGTGATGTAGTCGCCCATGAGCGGGATGTACACCAGCAGCACGCCGGCGATGATGCCCGGTCGTGCCAGCGGCACTGTGACGCGCAGGAAGGTCGACACGCTCCCGGCACCGAGGTCCTTGCTGGCCTCACGCAGCGGACCGGACACCCGGTCGAACGCCACGAACAGCGGCAGGATCATGAGCGGCAGGTAGTTGTAGACCACCCCCAGTAGCACGGCACCGCGCGAGTAGAGCAGATCGAGAGGGCCGGGGATCACCCCGATTCCCTGCAGCAGCTGCGACAGCCATCCCTCCGGCGCCAGGATCACCTGCCACCCGATCGTGCGCACCAGGAAGTTGGTCCAGAACGGCACCATCACCAGCGCGAGCAGCAGCCCGCGCTTGGACGGCGGCGCCTTCACGGCGATCCAGTACGCAACCGGGGCGCCGATCACCAGACACAGCACGGTGCCGAGGATACCGATCCACAGCGTGTTCAGGAACGTGCTGAAGAACGTCGGCGACAGCGCCTCCAGGTACCGGTCAAACGACAGGTGGTCGAGCGCGTGCGTGGCGAAGATGCTCGGCTTGTAGCCGAAGCTGAACACCACGACCATGAGGATCGGGGCGACGAAGAAGATGAGCAGCCACGCCCAGGCGGGGATGGCGAGACCGAACTTGAGCTTAGGCACCGGCGGCCGCCTTCATCGAGTTCCAGATCGAGACGACGCGGTCCTGCGCCTCCGTGAGCTTGCCCTCGTGCATGGTCGCCACCTGCTCCTCGTCGAAGAACACCATGTCGAGCCGCTCCAGCCCGGCGGCCTCCGCCTCGTCGCGGATGCCGCTGATCCCGGTGTCATACCCGATGTAGTCGACCTGGGCGAGCTGCACGTCGGGTTGCAGCACGAAGTTGATGAACGCGTGCGCGGCCTCGGGGTGCGGAGCGCCGGCGGCGATCGCCCAGTTGTCCATCCACAGCTCTGTCGCCGGGCTGCCCAGCACCCACTGCCAGCGGTCCGGATCGCCCGACTCGAAGATGCCCAGGCGCGCGTCGCCGTTGTACGACTGCAGCAGCGCGTGCGAGCCCTGCGGGATAGAGGAGCCGCCCGGGTACGAGTCGAAGGCAGAGACGTGCGGAGCGAGATCCTTCACGAGGAACTTCTCGACCGCGTCGAGGTCGTCGGGGTCCGTCGTCGTCCAGTCGATGCCGTTCGCCCAGAAGTAGATGCCCAGCAGCGGGGCCGGATCGTCGAGCACCGACGTCGACCCGGATGCCTCGTTCTGCGCGGCATCGATGAAGTCGCTCCAGGTGGTGAGCTCGCGCGAGATGACCGAGCGGTCATAGACGAAGCCCGTCGTGCCCCACGCCTTGCACACCGAGTACTCGTTGCCCGGGTCCCAGGAGCGTCCGCGGAACTCCGGCGCCACATGCGACATGTTCGGGATCAGGTCGAGGTTGAACTTCTGCAGGAGCCCGTTCTCGGCCATGGGCCCGACGAAGACGCCGGTGGGCACGACGATGTCGTAGCCGGAGGTGCCGCGCGCGGCGACCAGCTTGGCGATCAGCTCCTCGTTCGAGTTGAACGCGTCGAGCACGATGCGCGGTCCGCTCTCGGCCGTGAACTGCTCGAGCACCTCGGGAGCGTCGTAGTCGCCCCAGCTGTAGATCGACAGCCGGTCCTCGAGCGGTCCACCCTTGGCGTGCACCGCGGCGGCGTTCTGGCCGGGCGTGCAGGCGGAGAGCAGCACCGCCCCACCGGCGGCGAGCGCGGTCGCCAGGAACCCGCGGCGGGTGAGCTCGGTGCGGATCACCCGCGCGGCGCTCCGGTGCGCGAGCACGCGGACCGGAGGCGCGCCCGTCACCGGCCGCCGCCCTTCGGCAGGGAGATCACGTGCGTGGCGGTGGTGGGGATGCCGTCGGCGGCGAAGAGCCGTGCATCGGCCCGATCCCACAGGCAGCGCACCTCGTCGTCGACCTCGACGCTCGGGGCGGTGGGCGCCGGCATCCGCGACAGGAACGTCGCGTCTCCCGCGACGCGTACCGCGACCTGCAGCGTCTCGCCGAGGTGCGAGACGCCGAGCACACGCCCGGGTACTCCGGCGCCCTCACCGTGCTCCAGACGCACGTACTCCGGACGGATGGCGGCGACGGCCGGCTGTCCGGCGGCCACGCGCTCGCCACCCCAGCGGCCGGCGATCGCACCGATCGTGGTGTCGACCGCATCGCCGTCTGCACGCACCGTGCCGTGCACGAAGTTCTGCTGCCCGATGAACGAGGCGACGTACGCGGATGCCGGTTCGGCGTAGATCGCGGCCGGGGCGTCGAGCTGCTCGATCCGGCCCGCGCGCATCACCGCGATCCGGTCGCTCATTGACAGGGCCTCGGCCTGGTCGTGCGTGACGAACACGAACGTGGTGCCCAGCCGCGCCTGCAGCAGCTTGAGTTCGAGCTGCATCTCTTCGCGCAGCTGGCGGTCGAGGGCGGCGAGCGGTTCGTCGAGCAGCAGCACGCTCGGCCGGTTGATCAGCGCACGCGAGAGCGCGATGCGCTGCTGCTGACCGCCCGAGAGCTGCGTCGGCTTGCGGTCGGCGAAGCTGCGCAGCTGCACCATGTCGAGCGCTTCGCTCACCCGCTCGCGCTGTTCGGCCTTCGGAACACGGCGCTGCTGCAGGCCGTACGCCACGTTCTCGGCGACCGTGAGGTGCGGGAACAGCGCATAGGCCTGGAAGACCGTGTTGACCTCGCGCCGATAGGGCGGCAGGTTCAGGACGCTGCGTCCGGAGATGCGGATGTCGCCGGCATCCGGGTACTCGAACCCGGCGATCATGCGCAACGTCGTGGTCTTGCCGCAGCCGGAGGGACCCAGGAGCGAGAGGAACTCCCCCGGTTGCACTTGGAGGGTCAGATCGTCGACTGCGACGGCCGATCCGTAGCGCTTGGTGACGCCGTCGATGTGGACGGCGCCGGTGGCGGCGGGCGCCTCGCGCGTCGCCGTCGATGCAGGCAGGGTGCCGGGCATGAAACCTCCCCATTGAGAATCACTTGCGGCGAGTCTGTCATAGGAAAGGCCTCAGGTATAGCGAAATCAGAAGTCAGTTCATCGAATCGCAACGATATCCGTTGTAGATCACTGAACCGGCTACCGATTGGTCGCTTCGGACGAGGAGGTCGCGGAGCACAGCCTCCCGTCTTTCGACCCGGACGATCCGCGGAGCCTGTGACGATTCGCCGAGAGATTCACGCGCAAACATCCGCGTTTCGTCATCCCCTCAGGGATTCGTCGCCGACGCCGACCGCCCGCGACCGACCGAGTCGCTTCAGACCAGGAAGCCACGCAACAGTGCCTCGGACCCGGCGAGGTGATCACGCATCGCGTCTTCCGCGGCTTCGGGCTGCCCGGCCAGGATCGCCGTGACGATGCGCTCGTGCTGCTCGCCGGAGTGCTGGATGTTGCGGGGCATGAGAGGGAACGTGTCGAGCCAGGCGTTGACGTCGGCGCGGTTCTCGGCGGCGAGCGCGACCAATGACGGGATGCCGGCGGCCTCGGCGATCGCGAGGTGGAAGAGGGTGTCGAGGCGGCGGTACTCCTCGGGCCCGGCCGGGAGTGCAGCCTCGTGCCGCGCCCACAGATCCGCCCTGGTCGCCGCGTCCAGCGAGCGGCTCGCGGCAGCCCGTGCAGCACCGGTCTCGAGCACACGGCGGAGCCCGAGCACGTCATCCAGCTCCGCCACCGTCACCCCGGCCGCCTCCGCGGGCTGCGGCAGCGGATCCGCCACGAACGTGCCGCCGTAGCGACCGCGCCGGGCGATCAGATACCCCGCATCGGCGAGCTCCTTGATCGCCTCCCGCACGGTGTCGCGGCTCACCTCGAACGAGGCGGCGAGCTCGCGCTCCGGGGGCAGCGACTCCCCCGGAGCGACCACGCCGAGACGGATCGTCTGCACGAGTCGCGCCACCGTGTCTTCCAGGGCGTTGCCCCGGCGCAGCGGCCGGTAGACCGCGCGACGGACTTCGACCAGGTCGCCGTCCACGGGGTGCTCGCTCATGCTCTCACCTTGTCACAGCGAGGTGGGCGGATCTCACAGCGGGGTGACGTAGGCGTTGGTGATGCCGCCGTCGACGACGAAGGCGCTCGCGGTGATGAACGAGGAGTCGTCCGAGGCGAGGAAGGCCACGGCTGCGGCGAGCTCCTCCGGCTCGGCGAAGCGCCCCATCGGCACGTGCACCAGACGGCGCTGCGCACGCTCGGGATCCTTCGCGAAGAGCTCCTGCAGCAACGGAGTGTTCACCGGTCCGGGGCAGAGCGCGTTCACACGCACACCCTGCCGGGCGAACTGCACGCCCAGCTCGCGCGACATCGCCAGCACGCCCCCCTTGGAGGCGGTGTAGCTGATCTGCGACGTGGCCGAGCCGAGCAGTGCCACGAACGAGGCGGTGTTGATGATGGAGCCGCGACCGGCGGGCACCATGTGCCGCAGCGCCGCCCGGCTGCACAGGTACACGCTCTTCAGGTTCACGTCCTGCACACGGTCCCAGGCCGGCAGCTCGGTCGTCTCGATCGAGTCGTCGTCGGCGGGCGAGATGCCGGCGTTGTTGAAGGCGATGTCGATGCGGCCGAACTCGGCGGCGACGCCGTCGAACAGCGCGTTCACCTTGGCCTCGTCGGCGACGTCGACGGGGCGGAACACTCCGCCGATCTGCGCAGCCGCCGCCTCGCCGGAGGTCGGATCGACGTCGGCGATCACGACGAACGCTCCTTCCGCGGCGAAGCGCTGCGCGGTCGCGAAGCCGATACCGCTCGCCCCTCCGGTGATGATGGCGACCTTGTCACGGAGTCGCTGGGTCAGATCGATGCTCATGGTTCCTCCGAGTGGGGGTCAGTGGGGGTCGGTGGCGAAGAAGACGTTCTTGGTCTCGGTGAAATGCTCGGCCGCGTCGGGCCCGAGCTCGCGCCCGAGGCCGGAGGCCTTCATCCCGCCGAACGGGGTCGCATAGCGGACGGAGGAGTGCGAGTTCACCGACAGCACTCCGCTGCGCACACCGCGCGCCACGCGCACCGCGCGGCCGAGATTCTCGGTCCACAGCGAACCGGCAAGACCGTAGATGGTGTCGTTGGCGAGTCGGATCGCATCCGCCTCGTCGTCGAACGGCATCACGGCGACGACGGGCCCGAAGATCTCCTGCTGCGCGATGCGGTCTCCCGGCTGCGCGAACACGACCGCCGGCGCGAACCAGAAGCCGGCACCCTCGGGTGCGGTGCCGCGGAACGCGATGTCGGCGCCGTCGAGGAAGCCGGCGACGGTGTCGCGGTGACCGGCGGAGATGAGCGGTCCCATGTCGGTGTCATCAGCGGCCGGGTCGCCCACGCGCCAGGCGGCGACCGCGGGCTCCAGCAGCTCGAGGAACCGGTCGTAGACCGAGCGCTGCACGAGCAGGCGGCTGCGCGCGCAGCAGTCCTGACCGGCGTTGTCGAACACCGACCCGGGCACCGCCGCGGCAGCCCGTTCGAGGTCGGCATCCTCGAAGACGATGTTGGCGCTCTTGCCGCCGAGCTCCAGGGTCACGGGCTTCAGCGCCCGCGCGCATCCGGCGGCGACCTCGATGCCCACCTCGGTGGAGCCGGTGAACACGACCTTGCGCACATCGGGGTGGTCGACCAGACGCTGCCCGACGACAGAGCCCGAGCCGGTGACGACCTCGAACAGACCCTCCGGAAGACCCGCCTCGAGCGCGAGCTCGCCGAGACGGATGGCGGTCAGCGGCGTCAGCTCTGCGGGCTTGAGCACCACCGCGTTGCCCGCGGCGAGCGCCGGCGCGAACGCCCAGGCGGCGATCGTCATCGGGAAGTTCCACGGCACGATCACGCCCACCACGCCGTAGGGGTCGTGGAAGGTGACATCGAGCCCCCCGGACACCGGGATCTGTCGCCCGGACAGCCGCTCCGGGTCGGCGGAGTAGTAGTTGAGCACCTGGGCGACGTGCCCGGCCTCCCAGCGCGCAGACCCGATCGGATGCCCGGAGTTGAGCACCTCGAGCTGCGCGAGTTCCTCGGTGGCGCCTTCGACGGCGCGGGCGAACGCGCGCAGCGCATCGGCGCGCGCCACCGGAGCCAGCGCCGCCCACCGCCGCTGCGCCGCGACGGCGCGGGCGATCGCGGCATCCGTCTCGGCCACTCCCGCGCGGGCCACCTCGCGGATGGATGCTCCCGTCGCCGGGTTGATCACCGTGAACGCGGTCATGACGTGCCTTCCTTCTGCCGCGCGAACGCGCGGGCCTGTGTGACGAGATCCTGGAAGAGCCGGCGGTCCTCGGCGTCTTCCTCCGGGTGCCATTGGATGCCGACCACGTGACTGCCGCCCT
It encodes the following:
- a CDS encoding aspartate aminotransferase family protein gives rise to the protein MTNFTDRHGISHPLPAPEAEAQVRADDRAHVFHSWSAQALIDPLPVAAGEGSTFWDYQGNAYLDFSSQLVNLNLGHQHPDLVAAIQQQAGRLATIQPSIANDVRGELARLIAEVAPDGLEKVFFTNGGAEANEYAVRMARQSTGRRKVLSMYRSYHGSTSTAISLTGDPRRWANDGVDNGTVRFFGPYLYRSPFHAETPEQESERALAHLEQTIQLEGPQTIAAIIIETVVGTNGVLVPPPGYLQGVRALCDRYGIVYIADEVMVGFGRLGEWFGVDAFDAKPDLITFAKGVNSGYVPLGGVVISERIAAAFDTLPFAGGLTYSGHPLACAAGVATFEVFRRDGILERVRDLGERIVEPTLRAWAESHPSVGEVRGRGLFWAIELVRDRETREPLVPFNASGADAAPMGAFAAAAKKAGVWPFTHFNRVHVAPPLVISEDDLVRGLAAIDGALAVADEAAAG
- a CDS encoding FadR/GntR family transcriptional regulator, whose product is MSEHPVDGDLVEVRRAVYRPLRRGNALEDTVARLVQTIRLGVVAPGESLPPERELAASFEVSRDTVREAIKELADAGYLIARRGRYGGTFVADPLPQPAEAAGVTVAELDDVLGLRRVLETGAARAAASRSLDAATRADLWARHEAALPAGPEEYRRLDTLFHLAIAEAAGIPSLVALAAENRADVNAWLDTFPLMPRNIQHSGEQHERIVTAILAGQPEAAEDAMRDHLAGSEALLRGFLV
- a CDS encoding 3-oxoacyl-ACP reductase, encoding MSIDLTQRLRDKVAIITGGASGIGFATAQRFAAEGAFVVIADVDPTSGEAAAAQIGGVFRPVDVADEAKVNALFDGVAAEFGRIDIAFNNAGISPADDDSIETTELPAWDRVQDVNLKSVYLCSRAALRHMVPAGRGSIINTASFVALLGSATSQISYTASKGGVLAMSRELGVQFARQGVRVNALCPGPVNTPLLQELFAKDPERAQRRLVHVPMGRFAEPEELAAAVAFLASDDSSFITASAFVVDGGITNAYVTPL
- a CDS encoding aldehyde dehydrogenase family protein; protein product: MTAFTVINPATGASIREVARAGVAETDAAIARAVAAQRRWAALAPVARADALRAFARAVEGATEELAQLEVLNSGHPIGSARWEAGHVAQVLNYYSADPERLSGRQIPVSGGLDVTFHDPYGVVGVIVPWNFPMTIAAWAFAPALAAGNAVVLKPAELTPLTAIRLGELALEAGLPEGLFEVVTGSGSVVGQRLVDHPDVRKVVFTGSTEVGIEVAAGCARALKPVTLELGGKSANIVFEDADLERAAAAVPGSVFDNAGQDCCARSRLLVQRSVYDRFLELLEPAVAAWRVGDPAADDTDMGPLISAGHRDTVAGFLDGADIAFRGTAPEGAGFWFAPAVVFAQPGDRIAQQEIFGPVVAVMPFDDEADAIRLANDTIYGLAGSLWTENLGRAVRVARGVRSGVLSVNSHSSVRYATPFGGMKASGLGRELGPDAAEHFTETKNVFFATDPH
- a CDS encoding amidohydrolase, with product MVFADLVFTGGAQGGRVFLSDGARTTARAVAVADGIITAVGHDVSALIGPDTEVVDLAGGLLVPGFQDAHVHPVWGGLDMLRCDLSALATREEYLARIAEYAAEHPDDEWILGGGWQMSAFPGGTPTAADLDSVLSDRPAFLPNRDGHGAWVNSRALALAGITRDTADPADGRIERDAHGAPSGTLHEGAMGLVNRLLPTEAPERLVEALLQGQRHLHSYGVTAWQDAIVGTEYGDAGDPLPAYLSAAASGALTGRVVGSLWWDRSRGLEQIDDIAARRDAGTVGRFRARSVKIMQDGVAENFTAAMLEPYCDGHGHPREDSGISFVEPELLKEAAIRLDDLGFTLHFHAIGDRAVRECLDAVEAALVANGPRGNRHHISHIQVVHPDDIPRFRALDVTANMQMLWATLEPQMVDLTLPFLGEQRSGWQYPFGDLLRSGAALAAGSDWSVSTPNPMAAIHVAVNRRSAPTEWEGDYEPFLPEQSIDLATALAAYTAGSARVNHLDDTGTIAVGMRADLALLDRDPFEHPAEEIGLTEVRGTWVDGVRVYDSGE
- a CDS encoding ABC transporter ATP-binding protein; its protein translation is MPGTLPASTATREAPAATGAVHIDGVTKRYGSAVAVDDLTLQVQPGEFLSLLGPSGCGKTTTLRMIAGFEYPDAGDIRISGRSVLNLPPYRREVNTVFQAYALFPHLTVAENVAYGLQQRRVPKAEQRERVSEALDMVQLRSFADRKPTQLSGGQQQRIALSRALINRPSVLLLDEPLAALDRQLREEMQLELKLLQARLGTTFVFVTHDQAEALSMSDRIAVMRAGRIEQLDAPAAIYAEPASAYVASFIGQQNFVHGTVRADGDAVDTTIGAIAGRWGGERVAAGQPAVAAIRPEYVRLEHGEGAGVPGRVLGVSHLGETLQVAVRVAGDATFLSRMPAPTAPSVEVDDEVRCLWDRADARLFAADGIPTTATHVISLPKGGGR
- a CDS encoding ABC transporter permease: MPKLKFGLAIPAWAWLLIFFVAPILMVVVFSFGYKPSIFATHALDHLSFDRYLEALSPTFFSTFLNTLWIGILGTVLCLVIGAPVAYWIAVKAPPSKRGLLLALVMVPFWTNFLVRTIGWQVILAPEGWLSQLLQGIGVIPGPLDLLYSRGAVLLGVVYNYLPLMILPLFVAFDRVSGPLREASKDLGAGSVSTFLRVTVPLARPGIIAGVLLVYIPLMGDYITATVLGGAKGNMIGQVVASQFQTAQNWALGSAMAVLLIIVIMLSIAVAAGLLWLVTLPLRRRNRLVLGEGS
- a CDS encoding ABC transporter permease: MTDTKTTAPRARRGAARFVLPIWAALVFLFLFLPILVIIAYSFNVGRLLVSWDHFGFESFLAIVEKPAIRDAVLVSVRTGLLAALLATALGTLAGIAMARNPGKWVWWFLGLLLLVSVTPEIVDAVALLPWLVFLGQDVGIGLFNDGTMRLVVGQSLFSIAIVSYIVRARLVGLDARLEEASADLYAPPVRTFLKVTLPLAMPAVLAGFLLSFTLSLDNTVVSAFVQVSGTTPWPVYVLSALRSGLRPEIAAVSTIMLVLTLLALALVAVVLKRAGDSATEIARTMAGG
- a CDS encoding polyamine ABC transporter substrate-binding protein — protein: MTGAPPVRVLAHRSAARVIRTELTRRGFLATALAAGGAVLLSACTPGQNAAAVHAKGGPLEDRLSIYSWGDYDAPEVLEQFTAESGPRIVLDAFNSNEELIAKLVAARGTSGYDIVVPTGVFVGPMAENGLLQKFNLDLIPNMSHVAPEFRGRSWDPGNEYSVCKAWGTTGFVYDRSVISRELTTWSDFIDAAQNEASGSTSVLDDPAPLLGIYFWANGIDWTTTDPDDLDAVEKFLVKDLAPHVSAFDSYPGGSSIPQGSHALLQSYNGDARLGIFESGDPDRWQWVLGSPATELWMDNWAIAAGAPHPEAAHAFINFVLQPDVQLAQVDYIGYDTGISGIRDEAEAAGLERLDMVFFDEEQVATMHEGKLTEAQDRVVSIWNSMKAAAGA